From Hylaeus volcanicus isolate JK05 chromosome 2, UHH_iyHylVolc1.0_haploid, whole genome shotgun sequence, the proteins below share one genomic window:
- the LOC128872956 gene encoding uncharacterized protein LOC128872956 isoform X3 encodes MTIECRLKINLYSGGPMEGTLEEPPVKDSSEASPDKVLKDVVIPNGVNGNYNDKEEFADADNASNLVSDEINSAAEGEREENGKEDDEDEHRMEVEIEGEDVESEDSEQDRIESSGNKEGDMSDSETDSKTSDSPEGISEMNNSSEVSKTDDKCKNTSCEAMEVDEQSNNSDVECLDEHITEIQFDNDDVFPLKNSTLKDDHNLSGSSDIQIQLTDSSDITDNILDSSDVKICEENGSCESPDIEEITDSAKNGHNSSSERTNKDPTKQKKPRKQVDLSSITPRRSTRNIKRTSYIEKEVEEEVEDDGSDIEEIKPEDPLAGIDSKDKENSKLKSPIKNSKTTIVVNDTKRLVEIAAGSKSVKGGKKEPTLVIIDTNSILSGRGGVPVSNNKPHHSVSGSSSFSVVPMGMTTQTMYPNMRTTITPVPMTSKTAQLSPKTSSMTTVTPPAPPILPTLTDDMFVVEAPSFIVPYVYEKPPLKPLKDFVSKLEQCLKEKEKEEQEERSKQNLEENKGEECNDDSSDSSQKNKDKNEESEGEGSSKVKKDGEDKGGDSSVDLIEPGLSNVSDKPDVRQDDRNKVMTYFDLPLGKFFMQIGVNLVQEYVQTDLLRTQKRKQGKGSTSAETQLAINSLIKNLEFSKENNEPFHLELKKCEFCNFKTESTLVMQHHLETPHMRNYVYKCNFCPIEVRSPHDILFHMEAEHNTRGRLERGPAFHQCPNCPFEDNQKGKLTRHILACTKKFRPEKNLEPAADWEPPAKIPRLNRARPGPTNPNALAMAMSGKGPQPLLPKLLPAPITGRGRGRPPMQPRYSELKTLRPGGTTMRQDNVAGMMYRPTSSGLLVPTSYQFGSNQIFQNTTTSPKNPTAKLLSQPSISITPLPRTTSQTSVPGSGTSSKAGGKTTFVICEICDGYIKDLEQLRNHMQWIHKVKIHPKMIYNRPPLNCQKCQFRFFTDQGLERHLLGSHGLVTSSMQEAANKGKDAGRCPACGRVYQWKLLNHVARDHGMTLKPAHLSYKCTVCTATFGMYKQFENHVYSAHSVVAKRVMDKKNTPSSPSSRSNDSLLKPLKINDEITIIPQPAKPTTRSGASQGRGK; translated from the exons ATGACCATCGAGTGTAGGTTAAAA ATCAACTTGTACAGTGGTGGCCCCATGGAAGGCACGTTGGAAGAACCCCCTGTTAAGGACTCATCTGAGGCCAGTCCTGATAAGGTTCTTAAAG ATGTTGTGATACCGAACGGTGTCAATGGAAATTATAATGACAAAGAAGAATTTGCGGATGCGGATAACGCATCCAATCTTGTGTCGGATGAAATTAACAGTGCGGCAGAAGGGGAGAGGGAGGAAAATGGCAAGGAAGATGACGAGGACGAACATAGAATGGAAGTTGAAATCGAAGGAGAAGATGTAGAATCGGAAGACAGTGAGCAGGATAGAATAGAGTCAAGTGGGAATAAAGAGGGTGATATGTCTGACTCTGAAACTGACTCTAAAACGTCTGATTCACCCGAGGGTATCAGTGAGATGAACAATTCTAGTGAAGTGTCTAAAACTGATGATAAGTGTAAAAACACGAGTTGTGAGGCTATGGAAGTCGACGAACAGAGTAACAACTCCGACGTGGAATGTCTCGATGAGCACATAACAGAAATACAATTCGATAACGACGATGTGTTCCCCTTGAAAAATTCTACGCTAAAGGATGACCATAATTTATCAGGCAGTAGTGATATACAGATACAACTTACCGACAGTAGCGATATTACCGATAATATTTTGGATTCGTCAGACGTGAAAATTTGTGAGGAGAACGGAAGCTGCGAGAGTCCGGATATCGAAGAGATAACGGACAGCGCAAAGAATGGTCACAATTCTTCATCGGAACGCACCAATAAAGATCCCACGAAGCAAAAGAAGCCAAGGAAACAAGTAGACCTTAGTAGTATTACGCCGAGAAGAAGTACTCGTAATATAAAGAGGACGAgttatatagaaaaagaagtagAGGAAGAAGTAGAAGACGATGGTTCTGACATAGAAGAAATTAAGCCTGAAGATCCTTTGGCTGGTATCGATAGTAAAGATAAAGAGAATTCCAAACTCAAATCACcgataaaaaatagtaaaactaCTATCGTAGTTAACGATACTAAACGCTTAGTAGAAATTGCGGCAGGTAGTAAGTCTGTGAAAGGAGGGAAAAAAGAGCCCACCCTGGTTATTATAGATACAAATTCTATTCTTTCTGGGCGTGGTGGTGTTCCTGTGAGTAACAACAAACCTCATCATAGTGTTTCTGGTTCTAGCTCTTTTTCAGTAGTTCCGATGGGTATGACAACGCAAACGATGTATCCTAATATGAGAACGACGATTACCCCTGTACCCATGACATCAAAAACAGCACAGTTAAGTCCTAAAACCAGCAGTATGACTACGGTGACACCTCCTGCACCTCCTATATTACCTACTCTAACCGACGATATGTTCGTCGTGGAGGCACCATCTTTTATAGTACCGTACGTGTACGAAAAACCGCCTCTGAAACCATTAAAAGACTTTGTCTCAAAATTGGAGCAATGTTTaaaggagaaagagaaggaagaGCAGGAAGAAAGAAGCAAGCAGAATCTAGAAGAGAACAAAGGAGAAGAATGTAACGATGACTCGTCAGATTCGAgtcaaaaaaataaagataaaaacgAAGAGAGCGAAGGCGAAGGAAGTTCTAAGGTAAAAAAGGACGGAGAAGATAAAGGAGGCGACAGTTCGGTAGATTTAATCGAGCCTGGACTTAGTAACGTAAGTGACAAACCCGACGTCAGGCAGGACGATAGGAATAAAGTAATGACTTACTTCGATTTACCGCTGggaaaatttttcatgcaaattGGAGTGAACCTTGTTCAAGAATACGTGCAAACTGATCTTTTACGGACTCAAAAACGTAAACAAGGCAAGGGCAGCACGTCCGCTGAAACTCAATTAGCTATAAATTCACTCATCAAGAACTTAGAATttagtaaagaaaataatgaaccATTCCACTTAGAACTGAAGAAATGTGaattctgtaattttaaaacagaatCGACCTTAGTCATGCAGCATCATTTAGAAACTCCACATATGCGCAACTATGTCTATAAATGTAACTTCTGTCCGATCGAAGTGCGTAGTCCTCACGATATCTTATTTCATATGGAAGCAGAACACAATACTCGCGGGAGGTTGGAGCGCGGTCCAGCTTTTCATCAATGTCCGAATTGTCCGTTCGAAGATAACCAAAAAGGGAAACTTACTCGGCATATACTTGCTTGCACCAAGAAATTCAGACCGGAAAAGAATTTGGAGCCAGCCGCTGATTGGGAACCCCCGGCGAAGATTCCGAGACTAAATCGAGCAAGACCCGGACCAACTAATCCCAACGCCCTTGCCATGGCAATGAGTGGTAAAGGACCACAACCGCTTTTACCAAAATTACTTCCTGCTCCTATCACCGGTCGTGGAAGAGGACGGCCACCTATGCAACCAAGGTACTCGGAATTGAAAACGTTGCGACCGGGTGGTACGACAATGCGGCAAG ATAATGTTGCAGGAATGATGTATCGTCCAACATCTTCTGGTTTATTGGTCCCTACTTCGTACCAGTTCGGTAGTAACCAAATATTTCAG aataCAACAACCAGTCCAAAAAATCCCACAGCGAAGCTGTTGAGTCAACCAAGTATATCTATAACTCCGCTACCGCGTACGACGTCACAAACCTCTGTTCCTGGTTCTGGAACTTCATCAAAAGCAGGGGGGAAAACTACATTTGTTATATGCGAGATCTGCGACGGTTATATTAAG GATCTAGAACAACTACGTAATCACATGCAGTGGATCcacaaagtaaaaatacatcCAAAGATGATCTACAATAGACCTCCATTGAACTGCCAAAAATGTCAGTTTCGGTTTTTCACAGATCAG GGTCTCGAAAGACACTTACTTGGGTCCCATGGACTGGTCACATCTAGTATGCAAGAAGCAGCAAATAAAGGAAAGGATGCAGGTCGCTGTCCCGCTTGTGGCAGG GTGTATCAATGGAAATTACTAAATCATGTCGCGCGAGATCACGGAATGACACTAAAACCTGCGCATCTATCTTATAAGTGTACAGTTTGCACTGCCACGTTTGGAATGTATAAGCAGTTTGAGAATCACGTTTACTCGGCACACAGTGTCGTAGCCAAACGAGTAATGGATAAGAAGAACACACCTTCATCTCCATCGTCCAGATCCAATGACTCCCTTCTGAAACCGTTGAAGATCAATGATGAAATTACGATTATTCCACAACCAGCAAAACCTACAACCAGGTCGGGTGCATCTCAAGGCAGAGGAAAATAG
- the LOC128872956 gene encoding uncharacterized protein LOC128872956 isoform X2, which translates to MEGTLEEPPVKDSSEASPDKVLKDVVIPNGVNGNYNDKEEFADADNASNLVSDEINSAAEGEREENGKEDDEDEHRMEVEIEGEDVESEDSEQDRIESSGNKEGDMSDSETDSKTSDSPEGISEMNNSSEVSKTDDKCKNTSCEAMEVDEQSNNSDVECLDEHITEIQFDNDDVFPLKNSTLKDDHNLSGSSDIQIQLTDSSDITDNILDSSDVKICEENGSCESPDIEEITDSAKNGHNSSSERTNKDPTKQKKPRKQVDLSSITPRRSTRNIKRTSYIEKEVEEEVEDDGSDIEEIKPEDPLAGIDSKDKENSKLKSPIKNSKTTIVVNDTKRLVEIAAGSKSVKGGKKEPTLVIIDTNSILSGRGGVPVSNNKPHHSVSGSSSFSVVPMGMTTQTMYPNMRTTITPVPMTSKTAQLSPKTSSMTTVTPPAPPILPTLTDDMFVVEAPSFIVPYVYEKPPLKPLKDFVSKLEQCLKEKEKEEQEERSKQNLEENKGEECNDDSSDSSQKNKDKNEESEGEGSSKVKKDGEDKGGDSSVDLIEPGLSNVSDKPDVRQDDRNKVMTYFDLPLGKFFMQIGVNLVQEYVQTDLLRTQKRKQGKGSTSAETQLAINSLIKNLEFSKENNEPFHLELKKCEFCNFKTESTLVMQHHLETPHMRNYVYKCNFCPIEVRSPHDILFHMEAEHNTRGRLERGPAFHQCPNCPFEDNQKGKLTRHILACTKKFRPEKNLEPAADWEPPAKIPRLNRARPGPTNPNALAMAMSGKGPQPLLPKLLPAPITGRGRGRPPMQPRYSELKTLRPGGTTMRQDNVAGMMYRPTSSGLLVPTSYQFGSNQIFQVVGGSGTVMSAVSGVSSSSGGSSGQPTPIALVPNVIDSLSRLSSSQNTTTSPKNPTAKLLSQPSISITPLPRTTSQTSVPGSGTSSKAGGKTTFVICEICDGYIKDLEQLRNHMQWIHKVKIHPKMIYNRPPLNCQKCQFRFFTDQGLERHLLGSHGLVTSSMQEAANKGKDAGRCPACGRVYQWKLLNHVARDHGMTLKPAHLSYKCTVCTATFGMYKQFENHVYSAHSVVAKRVMDKKNTPSSPSSRSNDSLLKPLKINDEITIIPQPAKPTTRSGASQGRGK; encoded by the exons ATGGAAGGCACGTTGGAAGAACCCCCTGTTAAGGACTCATCTGAGGCCAGTCCTGATAAGGTTCTTAAAG ATGTTGTGATACCGAACGGTGTCAATGGAAATTATAATGACAAAGAAGAATTTGCGGATGCGGATAACGCATCCAATCTTGTGTCGGATGAAATTAACAGTGCGGCAGAAGGGGAGAGGGAGGAAAATGGCAAGGAAGATGACGAGGACGAACATAGAATGGAAGTTGAAATCGAAGGAGAAGATGTAGAATCGGAAGACAGTGAGCAGGATAGAATAGAGTCAAGTGGGAATAAAGAGGGTGATATGTCTGACTCTGAAACTGACTCTAAAACGTCTGATTCACCCGAGGGTATCAGTGAGATGAACAATTCTAGTGAAGTGTCTAAAACTGATGATAAGTGTAAAAACACGAGTTGTGAGGCTATGGAAGTCGACGAACAGAGTAACAACTCCGACGTGGAATGTCTCGATGAGCACATAACAGAAATACAATTCGATAACGACGATGTGTTCCCCTTGAAAAATTCTACGCTAAAGGATGACCATAATTTATCAGGCAGTAGTGATATACAGATACAACTTACCGACAGTAGCGATATTACCGATAATATTTTGGATTCGTCAGACGTGAAAATTTGTGAGGAGAACGGAAGCTGCGAGAGTCCGGATATCGAAGAGATAACGGACAGCGCAAAGAATGGTCACAATTCTTCATCGGAACGCACCAATAAAGATCCCACGAAGCAAAAGAAGCCAAGGAAACAAGTAGACCTTAGTAGTATTACGCCGAGAAGAAGTACTCGTAATATAAAGAGGACGAgttatatagaaaaagaagtagAGGAAGAAGTAGAAGACGATGGTTCTGACATAGAAGAAATTAAGCCTGAAGATCCTTTGGCTGGTATCGATAGTAAAGATAAAGAGAATTCCAAACTCAAATCACcgataaaaaatagtaaaactaCTATCGTAGTTAACGATACTAAACGCTTAGTAGAAATTGCGGCAGGTAGTAAGTCTGTGAAAGGAGGGAAAAAAGAGCCCACCCTGGTTATTATAGATACAAATTCTATTCTTTCTGGGCGTGGTGGTGTTCCTGTGAGTAACAACAAACCTCATCATAGTGTTTCTGGTTCTAGCTCTTTTTCAGTAGTTCCGATGGGTATGACAACGCAAACGATGTATCCTAATATGAGAACGACGATTACCCCTGTACCCATGACATCAAAAACAGCACAGTTAAGTCCTAAAACCAGCAGTATGACTACGGTGACACCTCCTGCACCTCCTATATTACCTACTCTAACCGACGATATGTTCGTCGTGGAGGCACCATCTTTTATAGTACCGTACGTGTACGAAAAACCGCCTCTGAAACCATTAAAAGACTTTGTCTCAAAATTGGAGCAATGTTTaaaggagaaagagaaggaagaGCAGGAAGAAAGAAGCAAGCAGAATCTAGAAGAGAACAAAGGAGAAGAATGTAACGATGACTCGTCAGATTCGAgtcaaaaaaataaagataaaaacgAAGAGAGCGAAGGCGAAGGAAGTTCTAAGGTAAAAAAGGACGGAGAAGATAAAGGAGGCGACAGTTCGGTAGATTTAATCGAGCCTGGACTTAGTAACGTAAGTGACAAACCCGACGTCAGGCAGGACGATAGGAATAAAGTAATGACTTACTTCGATTTACCGCTGggaaaatttttcatgcaaattGGAGTGAACCTTGTTCAAGAATACGTGCAAACTGATCTTTTACGGACTCAAAAACGTAAACAAGGCAAGGGCAGCACGTCCGCTGAAACTCAATTAGCTATAAATTCACTCATCAAGAACTTAGAATttagtaaagaaaataatgaaccATTCCACTTAGAACTGAAGAAATGTGaattctgtaattttaaaacagaatCGACCTTAGTCATGCAGCATCATTTAGAAACTCCACATATGCGCAACTATGTCTATAAATGTAACTTCTGTCCGATCGAAGTGCGTAGTCCTCACGATATCTTATTTCATATGGAAGCAGAACACAATACTCGCGGGAGGTTGGAGCGCGGTCCAGCTTTTCATCAATGTCCGAATTGTCCGTTCGAAGATAACCAAAAAGGGAAACTTACTCGGCATATACTTGCTTGCACCAAGAAATTCAGACCGGAAAAGAATTTGGAGCCAGCCGCTGATTGGGAACCCCCGGCGAAGATTCCGAGACTAAATCGAGCAAGACCCGGACCAACTAATCCCAACGCCCTTGCCATGGCAATGAGTGGTAAAGGACCACAACCGCTTTTACCAAAATTACTTCCTGCTCCTATCACCGGTCGTGGAAGAGGACGGCCACCTATGCAACCAAGGTACTCGGAATTGAAAACGTTGCGACCGGGTGGTACGACAATGCGGCAAG ATAATGTTGCAGGAATGATGTATCGTCCAACATCTTCTGGTTTATTGGTCCCTACTTCGTACCAGTTCGGTAGTAACCAAATATTTCAG GTGGTGGGTGGCTCTGGGACTGTCATGTCGGCTGTCTCGGGAGTGAGTAGCAGTAGCGGCGGCAGTTCCGGTCAACCCACACCCATTGCACTTGTACCCAACGTAATCGACTCTCTCTCTAGGTTGTCCTCGTCacag aataCAACAACCAGTCCAAAAAATCCCACAGCGAAGCTGTTGAGTCAACCAAGTATATCTATAACTCCGCTACCGCGTACGACGTCACAAACCTCTGTTCCTGGTTCTGGAACTTCATCAAAAGCAGGGGGGAAAACTACATTTGTTATATGCGAGATCTGCGACGGTTATATTAAG GATCTAGAACAACTACGTAATCACATGCAGTGGATCcacaaagtaaaaatacatcCAAAGATGATCTACAATAGACCTCCATTGAACTGCCAAAAATGTCAGTTTCGGTTTTTCACAGATCAG GGTCTCGAAAGACACTTACTTGGGTCCCATGGACTGGTCACATCTAGTATGCAAGAAGCAGCAAATAAAGGAAAGGATGCAGGTCGCTGTCCCGCTTGTGGCAGG GTGTATCAATGGAAATTACTAAATCATGTCGCGCGAGATCACGGAATGACACTAAAACCTGCGCATCTATCTTATAAGTGTACAGTTTGCACTGCCACGTTTGGAATGTATAAGCAGTTTGAGAATCACGTTTACTCGGCACACAGTGTCGTAGCCAAACGAGTAATGGATAAGAAGAACACACCTTCATCTCCATCGTCCAGATCCAATGACTCCCTTCTGAAACCGTTGAAGATCAATGATGAAATTACGATTATTCCACAACCAGCAAAACCTACAACCAGGTCGGGTGCATCTCAAGGCAGAGGAAAATAG
- the LOC128872956 gene encoding uncharacterized protein LOC128872956 isoform X1, with product MTIECRLKINLYSGGPMEGTLEEPPVKDSSEASPDKVLKDVVIPNGVNGNYNDKEEFADADNASNLVSDEINSAAEGEREENGKEDDEDEHRMEVEIEGEDVESEDSEQDRIESSGNKEGDMSDSETDSKTSDSPEGISEMNNSSEVSKTDDKCKNTSCEAMEVDEQSNNSDVECLDEHITEIQFDNDDVFPLKNSTLKDDHNLSGSSDIQIQLTDSSDITDNILDSSDVKICEENGSCESPDIEEITDSAKNGHNSSSERTNKDPTKQKKPRKQVDLSSITPRRSTRNIKRTSYIEKEVEEEVEDDGSDIEEIKPEDPLAGIDSKDKENSKLKSPIKNSKTTIVVNDTKRLVEIAAGSKSVKGGKKEPTLVIIDTNSILSGRGGVPVSNNKPHHSVSGSSSFSVVPMGMTTQTMYPNMRTTITPVPMTSKTAQLSPKTSSMTTVTPPAPPILPTLTDDMFVVEAPSFIVPYVYEKPPLKPLKDFVSKLEQCLKEKEKEEQEERSKQNLEENKGEECNDDSSDSSQKNKDKNEESEGEGSSKVKKDGEDKGGDSSVDLIEPGLSNVSDKPDVRQDDRNKVMTYFDLPLGKFFMQIGVNLVQEYVQTDLLRTQKRKQGKGSTSAETQLAINSLIKNLEFSKENNEPFHLELKKCEFCNFKTESTLVMQHHLETPHMRNYVYKCNFCPIEVRSPHDILFHMEAEHNTRGRLERGPAFHQCPNCPFEDNQKGKLTRHILACTKKFRPEKNLEPAADWEPPAKIPRLNRARPGPTNPNALAMAMSGKGPQPLLPKLLPAPITGRGRGRPPMQPRYSELKTLRPGGTTMRQDNVAGMMYRPTSSGLLVPTSYQFGSNQIFQVVGGSGTVMSAVSGVSSSSGGSSGQPTPIALVPNVIDSLSRLSSSQNTTTSPKNPTAKLLSQPSISITPLPRTTSQTSVPGSGTSSKAGGKTTFVICEICDGYIKDLEQLRNHMQWIHKVKIHPKMIYNRPPLNCQKCQFRFFTDQGLERHLLGSHGLVTSSMQEAANKGKDAGRCPACGRVYQWKLLNHVARDHGMTLKPAHLSYKCTVCTATFGMYKQFENHVYSAHSVVAKRVMDKKNTPSSPSSRSNDSLLKPLKINDEITIIPQPAKPTTRSGASQGRGK from the exons ATGACCATCGAGTGTAGGTTAAAA ATCAACTTGTACAGTGGTGGCCCCATGGAAGGCACGTTGGAAGAACCCCCTGTTAAGGACTCATCTGAGGCCAGTCCTGATAAGGTTCTTAAAG ATGTTGTGATACCGAACGGTGTCAATGGAAATTATAATGACAAAGAAGAATTTGCGGATGCGGATAACGCATCCAATCTTGTGTCGGATGAAATTAACAGTGCGGCAGAAGGGGAGAGGGAGGAAAATGGCAAGGAAGATGACGAGGACGAACATAGAATGGAAGTTGAAATCGAAGGAGAAGATGTAGAATCGGAAGACAGTGAGCAGGATAGAATAGAGTCAAGTGGGAATAAAGAGGGTGATATGTCTGACTCTGAAACTGACTCTAAAACGTCTGATTCACCCGAGGGTATCAGTGAGATGAACAATTCTAGTGAAGTGTCTAAAACTGATGATAAGTGTAAAAACACGAGTTGTGAGGCTATGGAAGTCGACGAACAGAGTAACAACTCCGACGTGGAATGTCTCGATGAGCACATAACAGAAATACAATTCGATAACGACGATGTGTTCCCCTTGAAAAATTCTACGCTAAAGGATGACCATAATTTATCAGGCAGTAGTGATATACAGATACAACTTACCGACAGTAGCGATATTACCGATAATATTTTGGATTCGTCAGACGTGAAAATTTGTGAGGAGAACGGAAGCTGCGAGAGTCCGGATATCGAAGAGATAACGGACAGCGCAAAGAATGGTCACAATTCTTCATCGGAACGCACCAATAAAGATCCCACGAAGCAAAAGAAGCCAAGGAAACAAGTAGACCTTAGTAGTATTACGCCGAGAAGAAGTACTCGTAATATAAAGAGGACGAgttatatagaaaaagaagtagAGGAAGAAGTAGAAGACGATGGTTCTGACATAGAAGAAATTAAGCCTGAAGATCCTTTGGCTGGTATCGATAGTAAAGATAAAGAGAATTCCAAACTCAAATCACcgataaaaaatagtaaaactaCTATCGTAGTTAACGATACTAAACGCTTAGTAGAAATTGCGGCAGGTAGTAAGTCTGTGAAAGGAGGGAAAAAAGAGCCCACCCTGGTTATTATAGATACAAATTCTATTCTTTCTGGGCGTGGTGGTGTTCCTGTGAGTAACAACAAACCTCATCATAGTGTTTCTGGTTCTAGCTCTTTTTCAGTAGTTCCGATGGGTATGACAACGCAAACGATGTATCCTAATATGAGAACGACGATTACCCCTGTACCCATGACATCAAAAACAGCACAGTTAAGTCCTAAAACCAGCAGTATGACTACGGTGACACCTCCTGCACCTCCTATATTACCTACTCTAACCGACGATATGTTCGTCGTGGAGGCACCATCTTTTATAGTACCGTACGTGTACGAAAAACCGCCTCTGAAACCATTAAAAGACTTTGTCTCAAAATTGGAGCAATGTTTaaaggagaaagagaaggaagaGCAGGAAGAAAGAAGCAAGCAGAATCTAGAAGAGAACAAAGGAGAAGAATGTAACGATGACTCGTCAGATTCGAgtcaaaaaaataaagataaaaacgAAGAGAGCGAAGGCGAAGGAAGTTCTAAGGTAAAAAAGGACGGAGAAGATAAAGGAGGCGACAGTTCGGTAGATTTAATCGAGCCTGGACTTAGTAACGTAAGTGACAAACCCGACGTCAGGCAGGACGATAGGAATAAAGTAATGACTTACTTCGATTTACCGCTGggaaaatttttcatgcaaattGGAGTGAACCTTGTTCAAGAATACGTGCAAACTGATCTTTTACGGACTCAAAAACGTAAACAAGGCAAGGGCAGCACGTCCGCTGAAACTCAATTAGCTATAAATTCACTCATCAAGAACTTAGAATttagtaaagaaaataatgaaccATTCCACTTAGAACTGAAGAAATGTGaattctgtaattttaaaacagaatCGACCTTAGTCATGCAGCATCATTTAGAAACTCCACATATGCGCAACTATGTCTATAAATGTAACTTCTGTCCGATCGAAGTGCGTAGTCCTCACGATATCTTATTTCATATGGAAGCAGAACACAATACTCGCGGGAGGTTGGAGCGCGGTCCAGCTTTTCATCAATGTCCGAATTGTCCGTTCGAAGATAACCAAAAAGGGAAACTTACTCGGCATATACTTGCTTGCACCAAGAAATTCAGACCGGAAAAGAATTTGGAGCCAGCCGCTGATTGGGAACCCCCGGCGAAGATTCCGAGACTAAATCGAGCAAGACCCGGACCAACTAATCCCAACGCCCTTGCCATGGCAATGAGTGGTAAAGGACCACAACCGCTTTTACCAAAATTACTTCCTGCTCCTATCACCGGTCGTGGAAGAGGACGGCCACCTATGCAACCAAGGTACTCGGAATTGAAAACGTTGCGACCGGGTGGTACGACAATGCGGCAAG ATAATGTTGCAGGAATGATGTATCGTCCAACATCTTCTGGTTTATTGGTCCCTACTTCGTACCAGTTCGGTAGTAACCAAATATTTCAG GTGGTGGGTGGCTCTGGGACTGTCATGTCGGCTGTCTCGGGAGTGAGTAGCAGTAGCGGCGGCAGTTCCGGTCAACCCACACCCATTGCACTTGTACCCAACGTAATCGACTCTCTCTCTAGGTTGTCCTCGTCacag aataCAACAACCAGTCCAAAAAATCCCACAGCGAAGCTGTTGAGTCAACCAAGTATATCTATAACTCCGCTACCGCGTACGACGTCACAAACCTCTGTTCCTGGTTCTGGAACTTCATCAAAAGCAGGGGGGAAAACTACATTTGTTATATGCGAGATCTGCGACGGTTATATTAAG GATCTAGAACAACTACGTAATCACATGCAGTGGATCcacaaagtaaaaatacatcCAAAGATGATCTACAATAGACCTCCATTGAACTGCCAAAAATGTCAGTTTCGGTTTTTCACAGATCAG GGTCTCGAAAGACACTTACTTGGGTCCCATGGACTGGTCACATCTAGTATGCAAGAAGCAGCAAATAAAGGAAAGGATGCAGGTCGCTGTCCCGCTTGTGGCAGG GTGTATCAATGGAAATTACTAAATCATGTCGCGCGAGATCACGGAATGACACTAAAACCTGCGCATCTATCTTATAAGTGTACAGTTTGCACTGCCACGTTTGGAATGTATAAGCAGTTTGAGAATCACGTTTACTCGGCACACAGTGTCGTAGCCAAACGAGTAATGGATAAGAAGAACACACCTTCATCTCCATCGTCCAGATCCAATGACTCCCTTCTGAAACCGTTGAAGATCAATGATGAAATTACGATTATTCCACAACCAGCAAAACCTACAACCAGGTCGGGTGCATCTCAAGGCAGAGGAAAATAG